A genomic stretch from Microtus pennsylvanicus isolate mMicPen1 chromosome 11, mMicPen1.hap1, whole genome shotgun sequence includes:
- the LOC142860189 gene encoding nucleoside diphosphate kinase B, whose translation MANLERTFIAIKPDGVQRGLVGEIIKRFEQKGFRLVAMKFLRASEEHLKQHYIDLKDRPFFPGLVKYMNSGPVVAMVWEGLNVVKTGRMMLGETNPADSKPGTIRGDFCIQVGRNIIHGSDSVQSAEKEISLWFKPEELVDYKSCAHDWVYE comes from the exons ATGGCCAACCTCGAGCGTACCTTCATTGCCATCAAGCCAGATGGCGTGCAGCGCGGCCTGGTGGGCGAGATCATCAAGCGCTTCGAGCAGAAGGGGTTCCGCCTGGTGGCCATGAAGTTCCTTCGG GCTTCTGAGGAACACCTGAAGCAGCACTACATTGACCTGAAAGACCGTCCTTTCTTCCCAGGGCTGGTGAAGTACATGAACTCCGGGCCCGTGGTGGCCATG GTCTGGGAGGGGCTCAATGTGGTGAAGACAGGCCGAATGATGCTGGGAGAGACCAATCCAGCTGACTCTAAGCCAGGCACCATTCGAGGGGATTTTTGCATTCAAGTTGgcag GAACATCATTCATGGCAGTGATTCAGTGCAAAGTGCAGAGAAGGAGATCAGTCTATGGTTTAAGCCTGAAGAACTGGTTGACTATAAGTCTTGTGCTCATGACTGGGTATATGAGTAG